In one window of Gemmatimonadota bacterium DNA:
- a CDS encoding N-acetyltransferase: MVIRLATPGDGADLARIYRPAVEEHPTSFEASAPDGAEMGRRVEALLPRFPWLVGVEGEALLGYAYASAHRERAAYGWSVEVSAYVDARAHRRGVARTLYTSLLGVLRLQGFQNAYAGIALPNPASIGFHEAMGFREVGTYHRVGFKHGQWRDVRWFERAIGAYPAPPDPPRPLASVLAEPAFSAALAAG; the protein is encoded by the coding sequence CTGGTGATCCGCCTTGCGACGCCTGGGGACGGTGCCGACCTGGCCCGGATCTACCGCCCCGCGGTGGAGGAGCATCCGACGTCGTTCGAGGCCAGCGCGCCGGACGGCGCGGAGATGGGGCGGCGGGTGGAGGCGCTGCTGCCGCGGTTCCCATGGCTCGTCGGGGTGGAGGGCGAGGCCCTCCTCGGCTACGCGTACGCCAGCGCGCACCGCGAACGGGCGGCGTACGGGTGGTCGGTCGAGGTCTCCGCGTACGTCGATGCGCGGGCGCATCGGCGCGGGGTGGCCCGTACACTGTACACCAGCCTCCTCGGCGTCCTCCGGCTGCAGGGGTTCCAGAATGCCTACGCCGGGATCGCCCTGCCGAACCCGGCGAGCATCGGTTTCCATGAGGCCATGGGATTCCGGGAGGTCGGTACCTACCACCGCGTGGGGTTCAAGCATGGGCAGTGGCGGGACGTCCGCTGGTTCGAACGGGCCATCGGCGCATACCCCGCCCCGCCCGATCCGCCGCGGCCCCTGGCCTCGGTACTGGCCGAGCCAGCATTTTCCGCCGCCCTGGCCGCCGGCTGA